The Leptospira paudalimensis region ACATTTAAAACATCAATTCTTAAAAGATTTCCATATTGTTTTAATTCTACATTGATTCTACCTTCTCTTGCTTTAGAGAATTTAGAAGCATTTTCTAAAAGTTCATTGATGATCGTGGAAAGTGAATTGGCTTTGGTTTCACTTGCTTCGTAACAATACGAATAAAATCCCGCAACGAAATTGGCTGTGAGACCACATCGGCGCCAATAGGTGGTCATATCGATCGGTTGGAATACCAATCTCAGTTGGCCATCCGCAGGCAAATTCTCTGGAATGATGTGGTATTCACCGATGATGATGGGTGCCTTTTGGTTCAATTTTGCCTCCGTTTATTTTTGGTACAAATGTGTTTCTAATTTGATCGTGAATTTCACACGATTGGACATGTATTCGGATTGTAATTTGGAATATAAATCCTGCATCCCTTCTGGATGTCCCATAAAAGACATCATAGACCATCCTGTCATCATTCCCAAATGAATTTTTGGGTAATCGACTGTTGGTTTGTCATCATTGCCATCATTGGACGCAATGAAGTCTGTTCGGTGTTTCAATTGGAACCCCAAAGATTCCATCATTCCGGGAATTTTTTCCATCACAAACCTGTCGGCTGGATGGATGGTTGCATGTTTGGCTACCATATCCAAAAGTACCTGTGGGCCTGTGAAGGTTTTGTCATTTGGACAATGGATGAGAACCTTTCCACCTGGTTTTAGCACTCGGTAGAATTCCTTTAGAGCTTTTTCTGGTTCTTTGATGTGGATGAGCACCATCGAATTAAAAATAAAATCAAAATGATTGTCTGGGTAATCCAATGAACGAACATCCGAGACCTTCCAGTCTACTTTTGGATACACCAACTTACAATATTGGACCATATCCTCGGAGATGTCACAAGCAGACCATTTGAGGTTTGGATTTTTCTTCATGAGAAAACTGGTGAGTACCCCTGGACCTGCTCCCGCATCCAGAGCCGTTCCCACTTCTTTTTCATATTCGATGGAATCTAAATATGGCTCAAGCAGGAGCTTCAGGAGGTTGGCCTGTGCCGATAACCTGGGCATCTCATCCTGAATGGATATTTTTTGTGTATATAGGTTTTCGCTCAAAGTGAATACGCCAGAGGAGTGGTTCTAAAAAAAGAACTCTTTTTCCAAATTGGTCAACTGAAATACGAACTATTTTGAACTGTTTTTTACAATTGGTTCAGAACTATGAACCCATCTGACATAATGGTGTGTGGATCACTGGACTTCGCGTGCAACCACTCCATCGATATCACTTCCATTATAACTACCTGGTGGCCAAGGGAAATTGGAACTGGTTGCTGGGTTGACTACGTTACTTGCAGATGTGATTTTTATGAATTTAAATCCATTCGATTTGATATCATTGGCTGCAGTTGTATCACAATTCACATCGTTTGGATCATTTGGATCTAAATCATTCAAATCAAATCCGTCCCCACCACCCAATAAAAAGCCACTTCCAACGTCACTGAATAAATCCTCGTTTGACAAGGGATTGGTGGTCATATTGTAATACACTGGTCTTAAGCCACCAAACTTTGTCCAGCTGGCAATCAGGTTGATATTTCCTTCCGTATAACTTGGATTAAAACCGCAGTATTTGGTTCCATCTAGGGAGACTTGGATCACAGAGGGATCCATAGCATAGGTATTGGTTTCCCCCGAGATCCGAAAGCTATTGTCATACACAATGAAGTCGTTGTCCTGTACGTTTTTTACAATCCGACCACCCCAACTGAGGACCATCGAAGCGCCGGCTCCAGTGGTCTCCAAAGCATACACATCGAGTGACCCAACCAGTTCTCCTGCACCACAAACACCATTGATGGCTTTTTTCGGATCAGAAAATCCAGATACATTGGCGGAGGCACTGACCACTGTATTGGCAAGGAAAATGTCGGAAGGGAGTGTTGATTTAGGACAAACAGAAGCATTGGCACTTGCACCAAGTAAAGGAATGAGTGCCGCAAGAGTCTCCTCCGATGAGGACGACTGAGAAGGTTTGCAATGGAAAGTCCACAAACAGGAGAAAATGAGAAGGAAATGAATTAGTTTAGTTTTCATCTTGGTTGTGGTGTCTATTCCAGTGTAAAAAAAAATCTGTTTAAAGTCCAGTCCAAGTTGAGTTTTGGGTTCTAGAAAGTGATCGGCTGAATGTAAAACCACCACAACCATTGGATGCAAAATTCGTTGCATTACTTGTTACTGTGCTTGCTTGCACTTCTGCAAGTGTCGTTTTACCAGAAACTGCTTCACAAAAATAAAAACATTTGGAGGCACCTAGTTCACAACCAGTGGTAGTCACTGGAGTATAATCGATTCTACCAAAAGTGGAATTGGAAAAGTTATTTCCTCCTGGTGTATTTTGGTAATACATTCTACGTGTGGATTTGTCGAAGGATAAAATGCGATAGGTTGTATCCCCACCACCAAAGTAATCAGAGTTTTTTTCAAACCCTGAAATGATACTACCGGAACCATCAGGATTTGTTGCGATGATGAGCCTTCCTGTTAAGGAAGCTTGTGTCACTTGTTTGTTTGCATCATACGTATAACCAGCGTTCCATTGTCCATTGTATTCTAATAAAAACGAAGTTGATAAAGCACTTCCTGCAAGTAGTCCAACCAAAAGATTTGTTTGTGATTCAGATTCCGGAACTTGTTTTTCCATTTGGCAAAAGGAAAAAGAGAAGAGTAGTCCGATTAAGACTGTTGTTTGTAAGTGTGTTCGTTTCATAAACGTTTCCTAAATTTTTAAAAGTTTAGGGAACTCCTTGGCAATGAAAGACAATGAGTGATTCCTTTGGAGTGAATCTCCAAATAGAAAAGTTATCCTTGTAAATCTTGTTTCGGGTGCCCCGATGCCTTCGGGGCCCCTATCCTCCAAATGGTGGGCATTTGGATTCAGTGTGTAAAGTTCCATTTCCGCGAGGAATTCTTTACGGGGAAGATCTGGCTCACCAAACAGTTGTTTGGATTACAGTTGCGGGTCAGCACAGGATTTACACCTGTTTCCTCCCTGAAGGTATTTTCCAGGTTTTTGTGAAGGCAAGGATTGTCAAATTTTTAAATCCAGGATTTCTACTAACAAACCTCGTACAATTTGAAACAGAAATGTATTCAAATTGTAGCCAAAGATTTTGTGAATCTTTTGCAACCAAATAGGAATTTTAGACACATACCAATTAAGAGGAAAAGATATGTTTTATTATGTCGGAAGGTCTATTGGTTTTGTATTGATGTGGATTGTGGTGAAACCCATGAGATTAAAATACGGAAACAAAAAAGTAGAAATTCAGAACGACTTCATTTTGCGCCAGTTAAACGGCAAATCTATGATTCTGATTTCAAATCATATCAAACCACGAAATAAATTTTTAAAAATCATCACAATGCCTTACGATGCATTTGTCATTCGTGGAGTTCTCAAACGATATGGAATTTATACAACTGCGTTAACAAGTTATGATTCAGGAATGGGGAAGAAAGGCAGAAAGTCAAAATGGCTCAAACGAAAAGAACAAATTGTCAAAGGGATTGTTAAATCAATCGACTTAATCCCCTTAAACCGAAATGAATCGGACCCAGTGACAATCAAAGATTTCCAAAGAAGGATTAAAAAAGGGAATTTGGGAATTGGAATTTTTCCTGAAGGATCTTGGTACCGAGGATTTCGTAAGTCTCGAAAATTATTTCCAGGAATGGTGGTATTGAGTAAACGTTACAATTTGCCAATTGTTCCTTTGTATTTAGATGCATACAACTTAAACAAACCAATTCGGTTAACTGTTGGAAATCCTGTCTGGCAAGTGAATGATAATAATGAAACAATGGCATTTATCAAAACGGAATTGATCAGACTCAACCAAGTTGGAAAAAATCAAATCATTCAGACAGAAGTCGTCCAAAATGTTTTGGACACTGATGAAGAAGGTATGGAAGTATCACCTAGCATTGGCTAGGTTGGTTTTTTGCTAAGTAGTTTCTGAAAGTAGGAAATTCCTTCTTCAATCGGATTCCCTGCTCCTTTTCTTTTTCGGAGCATACCTGTCATATCCAAAACGATTACTCCATACATCCAACTCCACATCAACCTTGCAATGGCAGGGTATTCGTTTTTGGGGTATGGAATCTCGCCAGAATCAAAACCAATTCTAACTGTTTCTAAAAAAAACCGATAACTTTTGGGAAGTTGAGGGAATGCCTTTCTATGAACTCCACCATAGTCGGTAACAAACATCACTTTGTGGAGTTCTCGGTTGTTACTGGCAAAATGGAAATAAGCACGTGCAATCGCGGCCAATTGGTCAAAGGCAGATCCCGTTTTGACATCAGCACTCGCTTTTTTTAACATGGAGAGAAGCTCATCCTCTCCCGTTCGGATCAAATCTTGGACAAGGTCAATTTGGCTTTCATAATAAGAATAGGGGCTTGCAACGCTACAACCGAGCCGGTTCGCAATTTTACGCATGGAAAGCCCATCGAGTCCTTCTTCTTTTAAAATGAGGAGGGATACATCTCTAATTTCCTCGCGAGAGAGGCTATTGCGAATCCTTCTTTGTTTGTGGTGGGCTTCCAACATGGACGAATCTCAGTTTTGCTTCCATGCTATGATAATCCAGCGAAAAATCGAACGTTTTTCCTAAAATGCAGCATTGATCTGGGCATAGACCATGTAGGCTTCTCTTGCGAGTTGGTTTTTTCCCTGTAAATAGTTTTGGTTCCATTCAAAGGACTGGGTGGTGCGATTGTATTGGATTTTGCTATTTCTGTAATTTTTAACCGCATCACCAGCTTCCAGATAACCTACACCTAACCAAAGTGAGACAAAATCATTCATTTGTCCGTGCCAAGTCAAATCCACTTCTGTGTAAATTCGTTTGCCTAAAGCATAGGGAGAAGTATACGATTGATTGGAGAAATTTTCTGTACTCCCTTTTTCAAACGACACTGGGGTTGGATTTTTTTCACCAATCGTAGAAGAAGAGTTTGGTGCACCACTGATTGCATACCATGCATCTTGTTTTTCAGCCTTATCATTTTGGAAATAGGTGATTTGGAATTCTCCATACCCTTCTGTTGTGTAAGTTACACTCACAGATTTAGAATATAAATTTTGAGCATTGATATTTTCTGAAATTCCTGCCACGTTATTAAAATAAGGAATCACTCCAAATCTTGGATTTGCAAGCATTTGGAAGGTGGAGACGGAGGCATCGGATCTATTTTTATCTCCGGAGGCAAATAAAACTTGCCCACCTAATCTTAGTTTCCTAAAGAATGTGTATCCAGTTTGGAAAACGTGCATTTGTCCTGTATATTTTTCTCTTTCGGTTCTGGTATTATCCCATTCATTTGGAAGGTATTCTTTTAAGTAAGGATCTTGGATTCTGCGTCCAGAAGTTCCTGATTGGAATGCTGATTCCCAAGTAAAGTCCCAAGACTTACCTTCTGGCAAAAAATTTCCTTTTGTACGATTTGTGATTCGAAATCCAGTTGTGATCAGATTTTGGTTTTGGCGGCTACGATTTGATGCCAAGGGGTCGTCTGGAGAAGTTTCAGGCAGACCAGTGATAACATTTGTATTATTTTTTTTCCATTTTCGAACAATACCTATACTATAAAAATCGAATGTCACCCAGTCAGGAATCGTATAACTATTATAAGTTCCTAATAGTGTTGTGTCGGTTCCATTTGCCGCTGAATTGAGTTTTGGATCATTGGCAGAGACAACCCCATTGGGTCCACTTTGTGTCCAATAGGGTCTAGCCATTAAAAAATGGATTTTGGCATTTTCAAATTGAAACATGAGTCTGGCACCATCAAAGGATAAACCATTCACTGTCCAGTTACCACCACCAATCAATCTTTGGTCTCCATAAGCCCAAATTTGTCTTCCCACTTGGAATTTGGATTGAAAAGGTAATTTGTTGATTATTACAAATGCCTCTCTAACGCTCGTTTGGTTGACTGAGACTGCATTTGTTTGGTTACGGGAATAAACGTCTGCAGTATTATTGAAAAAATTGGCTCGAATGTCACCAGTCGACGCTGGAGACTCTCCACCCCAAACTCTTGCATCTTGTAAAGTCACCTTGGCTTGGACATACGGACTTGGATCAAATAGAAAGTACAAAGATGAGGTTTGTAGGGTTCGGTCGACATAACCTTTGTCAGAAGCATTAAAATCTAAATTATAACGGCTCTCTTGGCGCGGGCGAAGGTACAATCCAAATCGTAAAACATCATTCAACCAAAATTGGGAAGAATTTGCAGAATGTTTCGATAAGGTTGGTTCCACAAACATATGTCGATTGAATTCAGGATCCAATCCTTTCTCTTTCATAGGAGAAACATATGGTTTTGATTCTGATTGGATTTCGGGAGTTTTTTCTTCTACGGGTTCTGAGAGAAGGAAACCATTAGAAAAGACCAAAATGAAACAAAATAAGATAACTCTATTTTGGGGCAGACACATTTTGATCTCTCCTAACGATTTGTTTGGTGAATTTAACTCTTTCTTATAATCCTTTCAATAAATAAAAATAAACTGGTATTCCGATGATGATATTGATTGGGAAAACAATCGATAAAGCAACAGTTAAGTATATACTAGGACTTGCTTCCGGAATTGAATCTTTCATCGCAGCAGGAACAGCAATATAAGAAGCAGATGCACATAGCACAACGAACATTAATGCATCACCAATTGGCATCTGAATGATTTTTGTCAAAAAGATCGCAATCACAACATTGATAAACATAATGATGACAGTTGATCCAACTAAGAAAAAACCAACTTTTTTTAACTCACGCATTTGTTTAGCGGCATCAATCCCTTTGTCCAAAAGGAAAAATGTAAGAAGTCCTTTAAAGATATCTTCTGTAAATGGTTTTGTTGTATTCCATCCAGACTCACCTGATAGATAACCTACGATTAGAGCACCAATTAAGATATAAACAGATGAACTAAAAAAAGCTTCATGTAACAATTGTTTCCATTGGATTTTTTCAGAGGGATTTCCATTTTGTTTTTTCTTACCGAGGCGATCGATGATAACAGCGATGACAATGGCAGGTGATTCCATAAGAGCCATTCCAGCAACAATGAATCCTTGGTATTCAAATCCGTAACTGTGTAAAAAAGCTCCCGCTGTTACAAAGGTTACTGCACTAATAGAACCGAAACTTCCAGCAAGTGCTGCAGAATTGGCATGGTCTAACTTCAATCGAAAGATGAAGTATGAATACACGGGAACAAAACATGCCATAAACATACATGCTATGAGTGTGAGTAAGTGTTCTTCAGCGAAAGGTGATTTAAATAATTCATGACCACCTTTAAAACCAATGGAGAACAACAAGTACAATGAGAGAAATTTTGATACTCCTTCTGTTATGCGGAGATCCGATTTAAAGAATACAACACCCATTCCTAAAAAGAAAAATAGTACGGGTGGGTTTAAAATATTATTCAGAGCGTTGTGCAAATCCATTTTTGTCCCTCTTTTTCTCCATGATTTTAGACACCCAATTTGTCCAATATCATAAAACTGGACAAAAAATACTTTCAATTCGAAATTCATCAACCTTGAATTCGCTTTCTTGCTTATGATTTATTTGCACATTGGTGAAATCCATGCGCATTCTTTTTCGGGTTTATTTCTCCTTAGTCATTCTACTAGGAATGGAAGGGTGTTTATGGAAACCGGAAGCGTTTTACGGAACAAATATCAGTCATGCGGTAGAATTTTTGGCACCTGTAAAAGGTGAATTGCCTACTTCCTGTACCAAAAACTCAATCCAAACTTTAAAACAAATGTTTTGGATCCAAAATGAATCTGAGGATTCATTGAGAAGCAAACGGGCGCTAAATGGTCAATGGCTCCATTTTCAATTGAAAAACCAAATGGATACGGCTTCCGATTTTAGCATTCTCATCCAATGGATCAACATTCCCACTGCTGAAATCTGTTCGGAAAACCAAAAAGGGGAATTTTCCAATACATACAATGGTTATGTTTGGGAAAATTGGCATGGACTTTTGTCTCCTTTCCCACATTTTAATGTTTCCTTAAACGCAAAGGAAACCCGTGATTTTTATCTATTCCTGGTATCCAATGAGAATCTAAATTTTCCCATTCGAACAGTATCCAATTCAAGTTATCGTTTCATCGTACTCTTTCGATTTTTAACCTTTTTGTTTTTTTTGATGGTTGGGATTGTTTCTACTGGTTGGGCAATTTCTGAATTCATTAAATCCAAAGAAAAAATATACCTTCTGATTCTTTTTCATTTTTTATTGTTTTTCTTTTTAGTTTATTCAGTCCACGGAAAGGAATTGTCCTCCCTATTAGGGAACGGAAACAATCTTTTCACACACTCATACTACTTATTGTTATCGATTAATCACTTTGTATTCTTTTTGTATCTTTACAGTTTTGTTAAATTCACAAACGAAAGTTTAAAACATCCAATTTTCTTTTGGTTGTTTGCTATCTCTGGAATTTTATACCTTCTTGTTCCCATTTTTCCAAGAATGTATGACTATAGAATTTTTATCTTACTCACCATCTTTGGGTCCGCTGCTTATTTTTTACGAAGTACCCATATGATGCTCTTCACAAACCAAATTGATGAAGAAAAAAGTTATTTTTTAGGTTGGGCTTTCTTTTTGTTTTTAGTCTTTCTAAAAACATTATTCCATTTTGATTTTTATCCATACCAAGCTTTTTTCATTTATGCTGCTGTGTTTTACTTACCCTTCTTGACAGCTGGTAGTTTTTTATTTTTAAGAAATTATGAAAAACGTGATAAAACAAAAACAAGATTTCGAACTTTCACGAATAAAATTGATACGAAAGAATTTAAAACAAAATTAGAATCATTATTAGAATCAGACAAAATTTTTCTGGATGTCGACTGTAATGAAGAGATGATAGCAGGCCGTCTGGGCCTAACCTATCACCAATTAAGCGAGTTGATTAATATTGAGTATCAATTTAATTTTCCAACACTCTTAAACTTATACAAAATAAAAGAAGCAAAAAAAATTCTAATCGAAAAACCAGAATTAAACGTCGCTACAGTTGGAAAACTGGCGGGTTTTGGTTCGAGATCCGCATTTTATTTGGAATTTAAAAAACAATGCGGAGTAAATCCCAATCAATTCAGAAAGTCTTCGTCTCATCATAAAAAAGATAAATCTTAATTAGGAACTCTCGCATGAACAAAGATAAACCAAAAGATTGGTTACCTGGACTAAAAGAAAACTGGCGATCGGACATTGTGTCCGGATTTGTTGTCTTTCTCATTGCGCTCCCACTTTGTTTAGGAATTTCTCTCGCCTCTGGTGCACCACCAATGGCAGGAATTTTTTCCGGAATTGTAGGTGGTCTCTTTGTCTCTTTTATGAGTGGTTCTCATCTTACAATCAATGGACCTGCTGCTGGACTCATTGCTGTTGTATTAAATTCGATTTTTGTTATGGGTGGTGGAGATGCCAAATTGGGATTTGAGATCACTTTGGCAGCAATTGTTTTTGCAGGATTGATTCAGGTACTTTTGGGAATCTTAAAGGCGGGGAATCTCACAATTTATTTCCCGATCTCTGTTGTACATGGAATGATGGCTGCCATCGGAATCATCATCATTTCAAAACAGTTTTATGTTGCTCTTGGAATTTCACCAAATGCCAAAACTATTTTAGGTCTTCTATTAGAGATCCCTTCAAGTTTTGTGCATTTGAATCCTGAAGTAGCTATGATTGGTATTTCTGCGATTGTGATCATATCACTTCTTACAAAAATTCAAAATCCATATTTTAAAAAACTTCCTGCTCCGTTAGTTGCAGTGTTAGTTGGAATTATTTTAGGTTTTGTTTTTGATTTAGCAGATGAACATTCTTATACTTTATTGAATCAAACATACCAAATTGGCCCTGAAAAATTAGTAAATTTGCCTAATCACATTTATGAAAGTTTGAGTTTTCCAAACTTTTCTCGTTGGAGAGATGGAAACTTTTGGGTGATGGTAGTGACGATTGCTTTGATAGCAAGTATAGAATCTTTACTGACAGCAACCGCAGTTGATAATACGGATCCTTACCGAAGAAAATCAAATATGGACCAAGAACTTGTCGCAAAAGGAATTGGAAACTTTTTTTTAGGATGGATTGGTGGATTACCCATTATCGCTGAAGTGGTAAGATCTTCTGCAAACATTGAAAATGGTGCCAAAACTAGATGGTCCAATTTTTTTCATGGTTTGTTTTTATTATTATTCATTCTGCTGCTTCCTGGCTTCATTCATAGAATCCCATTAGCATCACTTGCCGGTATTTTAATCATGGTTGGATTAAAATTGGCATCACCTCATGTTTTTAAAGAAACATATAAAAAAGGTTGGGACCAAATTGTCATCTTTTTGGTAACTGTAGTGATTACAATTGTAGAAGACCTGTTAGTTGGTGTTTTATGCGGGATCATTACAGCAATTTTAATCCAAATGTATTTTGGAGTGAAGTTTCGTTATATTTTCATTGCTGATATTAAAATTGAATCAAACAATAAGATGCATACTTTGTATGTGAAACATGCTCTTCTGTTTTCCAATATGATATCTTTAAAACTACTTCTTCGGAAAATATCATTCGGCGAAAGGATTGATGTAAAATTTGATGAAAATGTGAAGATGATTGGTTTTTCAGCTATTGAATTTTTGCAGAGTTTTAAACGTGATTATGAAGAACGTGGTGGGCAAGTGAATTTGATTGGATTTGAAGATTTAAAACCAATTTCGGCTTATTACGGTGCCACACGAGTTCATAAGTAGTAAAAAAATTCTTGTAACTTTTTTTTCCTAAACCAATCTCCTTTTATGCAAAGGTTATTGGTTTTTTTCCTTTTGGTTCTGCCTATCTTCCTTTTTTCAAAGGATGTCCCTCGGTTAAAATCTAGAGTCATGGATGAAACTTGGACACTCCATTCAGACTATATTTCTGCACTTGAAAAACAACTAAGAGACCATGAAAAGAAAACATCCAATCAAATTGTTGTTTTTGTTACACCTTCTTTAGAAGGAGAAAATTTGGAAGAGTACTCTCTAAAAGTTGCCGAAACTTGGAAACTTGGGCAAAAAGGAAAGGATAACGGAGTGTTACTCCTTGTTGCCATTGAAGATAGAAAACTAAGGATCGAAGTTGGTTATGGATTAGAAGGTGTTTTAACGGATGTTTTGTGCCATCACATCATAGAGAATGAAATCAAACCTTCTTTCAAAAAAGGAGAATATGATATTGGGATACAAAATGGAGTAAATGCAATCTTGAAATCAATTGAAGGAGAATACACCATACCTGAAAAGGAAGACTTTTCTCATCTTGGACCTCTTTCTTTTTTGGGTGAAATAGCTCCTGAAGGTCCTGAGATGCCAATTGGATTAAAAATTTTCGTATCGATTTTTGTAGTAAGTATTCTCGGAGTATTTACTTACTTTGCAGCTAACGCTCCTTATGTTGGTTGGTTTATCTATTTCTTTTTGTTTCCATTTTGGAGTATTTTTCCAACTGCAATTCATGGAGCAAATATCGGAGCTATTGTTTTCCTTACATACGCAATAGGAGTTGGACTTTATAAACTTTATCACCTTTTGACACCGCATGGAAGAAAACGAATGCGAAATAGTAGTTTCGCAAGTAGTTCTCGAGGTGGAAGTAGCAGTGGATGGTCAAGTGGAGGTAGTTCTGGTGGGTTTAGCGGGGGAGGAGGGAGTTTTGGTGGTGGTGGAAGTTCTGGCAGTTGGTAGTTCAAATTGTTAAAAAAATCCATTTCACTGAAGATTTTTTCATACCGATGGGAACTTTTTCCATCATAAATGGGTTTAGTATATAGTGAAGTTTGTTTGGTATTATTTATCTTTTGGTTTGGCATTCAGTTTTGTTATTTCAGCGCAGGTCACAAAACCGATCCAACTAAAAGATCTTTGGCAAAAAGCAGTGCAGTTTAATCCCGATTATTTATCGGTAAAGGCAGATTATGAAAAAGCTTTTTATGAAAATGAAAAGAGTTATGCAGGTTATCTTCCCACAGTCAATGTTTTAGCCTCTGCCAGGCAATCATCAGCTAACTTTAGTGGATCTGGAACCGTCAATGACCCTTTGATCAGTGGTGGAGCGAATAGTAATAACACACAAACCCAACAAACAAATGCAGGCGAATCGAGGCCTACTGCAATCAACCGATATTCTGTTGGACTTAGCACAAATCAAAATCTTTTTTCAGGATTTCGCGATAAAAGTGGAATTGAAAAAACAGAAGCATTATTACAAGCAGCAAAACAAACATTAAATGATTCTAGACTAAAAATATGTTTTGAATTAAAGTCTGCTTACTCACAAACATTGTATGCAAAGGAACTTTACCAATTATCCTTAAAAATCAAAGAAAGGCGCATTAAAAATAGAGACTTGGTTAAACTTCGATATGAAGTAGGTAGGGAACACAAAGGAAGTTTTTTGTTGAGTGAATCTTTTGTAAAACAATCTGAATATGAAGTTTCATTTGCAGAAAGGCTATTCCAGACCAATTGGAAAGAAATCGAACGAATCATTGCGACACCAGTTGAAGTATCCTTGGACGTTCCACTCATGTCTGAACCAATAGTCGAAATTAAAATTTCCGAAAAAGAGAAGTCGAATTTACTTGATGCCCATCCTTCTATTATGGCAGAACAATCAAAAGTTCGAGCTGCCCAAGCAAATATAGGAATCGCTGAAGCTGGCTTTTATCCAGACCTCAATCTAAGTGCAACAGTGACAAGACAAGATGATGTTTGGTTACCAAAACCAAGAAATTATAGTTTTGGAATCAATTTGACCTATCCATTGTTTAATGGTGGTAGAGACTATTATAATGTAAAAATTGCAAAATCTGAATATGAAAAATCAATTCACACTAGAGATTCAAAAAAGAATTTACTCACCTTTTCTATAGAGCAATCGTATTTAAATTTTATAAATGCTTCCGAACAACTATTGGTATTAACCGAATTTTATAAGGCTTCCGATACAAGGGCAACAATCGCAAGGGCACAATATTCCAATGGACTGATCAGTTTTGAAAATTGGGATATCATAGAGAATGATCTAATCAATCGGGAAAAAAATTTGTTAATCGGTAAAAGAGATC contains the following coding sequences:
- a CDS encoding slr1658 superfamily regulator → MNQKAPIIIGEYHIIPENLPADGQLRLVFQPIDMTTYWRRCGLTANFVAGFYSYCYEASETKANSLSTIINELLENASKFSKAREGRINVELKQYGNLLRIDVLNVASKTLRDSFELFVNKLISENVEEMYFSTLETKEDGDTKSGLGLLMMLKDYPVRFGYSFTEIDADTHEITVRAIINVEEI
- a CDS encoding class I SAM-dependent methyltransferase, whose product is MSENLYTQKISIQDEMPRLSAQANLLKLLLEPYLDSIEYEKEVGTALDAGAGPGVLTSFLMKKNPNLKWSACDISEDMVQYCKLVYPKVDWKVSDVRSLDYPDNHFDFIFNSMVLIHIKEPEKALKEFYRVLKPGGKVLIHCPNDKTFTGPQVLLDMVAKHATIHPADRFVMEKIPGMMESLGFQLKHRTDFIASNDGNDDKPTVDYPKIHLGMMTGWSMMSFMGHPEGMQDLYSKLQSEYMSNRVKFTIKLETHLYQK
- a CDS encoding LIC_13355 family lipoprotein, coding for MKTKLIHFLLIFSCLWTFHCKPSQSSSSEETLAALIPLLGASANASVCPKSTLPSDIFLANTVVSASANVSGFSDPKKAINGVCGAGELVGSLDVYALETTGAGASMVLSWGGRIVKNVQDNDFIVYDNSFRISGETNTYAMDPSVIQVSLDGTKYCGFNPSYTEGNINLIASWTKFGGLRPVYYNMTTNPLSNEDLFSDVGSGFLLGGGDGFDLNDLDPNDPNDVNCDTTAANDIKSNGFKFIKITSASNVVNPATSSNFPWPPGSYNGSDIDGVVAREVQ
- a CDS encoding lysophospholipid acyltransferase family protein is translated as MFYYVGRSIGFVLMWIVVKPMRLKYGNKKVEIQNDFILRQLNGKSMILISNHIKPRNKFLKIITMPYDAFVIRGVLKRYGIYTTALTSYDSGMGKKGRKSKWLKRKEQIVKGIVKSIDLIPLNRNESDPVTIKDFQRRIKKGNLGIGIFPEGSWYRGFRKSRKLFPGMVVLSKRYNLPIVPLYLDAYNLNKPIRLTVGNPVWQVNDNNETMAFIKTELIRLNQVGKNQIIQTEVVQNVLDTDEEGMEVSPSIG
- a CDS encoding TetR/AcrR family transcriptional regulator — protein: MLEAHHKQRRIRNSLSREEIRDVSLLILKEEGLDGLSMRKIANRLGCSVASPYSYYESQIDLVQDLIRTGEDELLSMLKKASADVKTGSAFDQLAAIARAYFHFASNNRELHKVMFVTDYGGVHRKAFPQLPKSYRFFLETVRIGFDSGEIPYPKNEYPAIARLMWSWMYGVIVLDMTGMLRKRKGAGNPIEEGISYFQKLLSKKPT
- a CDS encoding alginate export family protein; the protein is MCLPQNRVILFCFILVFSNGFLLSEPVEEKTPEIQSESKPYVSPMKEKGLDPEFNRHMFVEPTLSKHSANSSQFWLNDVLRFGLYLRPRQESRYNLDFNASDKGYVDRTLQTSSLYFLFDPSPYVQAKVTLQDARVWGGESPASTGDIRANFFNNTADVYSRNQTNAVSVNQTSVREAFVIINKLPFQSKFQVGRQIWAYGDQRLIGGGNWTVNGLSFDGARLMFQFENAKIHFLMARPYWTQSGPNGVVSANDPKLNSAANGTDTTLLGTYNSYTIPDWVTFDFYSIGIVRKWKKNNTNVITGLPETSPDDPLASNRSRQNQNLITTGFRITNRTKGNFLPEGKSWDFTWESAFQSGTSGRRIQDPYLKEYLPNEWDNTRTEREKYTGQMHVFQTGYTFFRKLRLGGQVLFASGDKNRSDASVSTFQMLANPRFGVIPYFNNVAGISENINAQNLYSKSVSVTYTTEGYGEFQITYFQNDKAEKQDAWYAISGAPNSSSTIGEKNPTPVSFEKGSTENFSNQSYTSPYALGKRIYTEVDLTWHGQMNDFVSLWLGVGYLEAGDAVKNYRNSKIQYNRTTQSFEWNQNYLQGKNQLAREAYMVYAQINAAF
- a CDS encoding sodium-dependent bicarbonate transport family permease, producing MDLHNALNNILNPPVLFFFLGMGVVFFKSDLRITEGVSKFLSLYLLFSIGFKGGHELFKSPFAEEHLLTLIACMFMACFVPVYSYFIFRLKLDHANSAALAGSFGSISAVTFVTAGAFLHSYGFEYQGFIVAGMALMESPAIVIAVIIDRLGKKKQNGNPSEKIQWKQLLHEAFFSSSVYILIGALIVGYLSGESGWNTTKPFTEDIFKGLLTFFLLDKGIDAAKQMRELKKVGFFLVGSTVIIMFINVVIAIFLTKIIQMPIGDALMFVVLCASASYIAVPAAMKDSIPEASPSIYLTVALSIVFPINIIIGIPVYFYLLKGL